The window TTTAATGTGTACATTAATAGTCCAACCATTGAATGCACCACAAATACATTTACTATTCTCTTTATTAAGGTTgtttacaattttattataaactagaggcccagtgcacaaaaatttgtgcactcggggggtccctcagcctggcctgtgccctcttgcagtctgcgaccccttgggggatgaccacctgctggtttaggcccactccccgggggattgggcctaagatggcagtcagacatcactctggcagcccgggagcccttgggggatgtccacttgccagcagggagcaggcctaagctgcagtcagacatccttagcactgctgaggaggtgggagaggctctcaccaccaccgctgtactggcatccatcagcctggcttgtggctgagcagagctccccctgtgggagcacactgaccaccagggggcagttcttgcattgagcatctgccccctggtggtcagtgtgtctcatagtgaccagtcattcccagtcattctgctgttagggtcagtttgcatattacccttttattatataggatagaggcctgatgtacgggtgggggccggctggtttgccctgaagggtgtcccggatcagggtgggggtcctgctggggtgcctggctagcctgggtggggggctgatgggtgtttgcaggctggtcaagcccccccagtggggaccctcaccccatggaggtttagccagcctgggtgaggggctgatgcctgttttcaggctggccataccccctttagggtgggaggtccccactggggtgcctggccagtctgggtgaggggctgagggccgttttcaggctggccaagccccccagcgatggaagctcccagcctctcctttttttcttttcttttttattctgggatttatttaacttctataattgaaactttgctgctttgagtggagctcagagctggctgcagcaggtgggaagcttggcttcctccatcactggagcaaccaagcctcctgctcacttcagctccatggctgctggccgccatcttggttgggttaatttgcataccgtcattctgattggctggtgggtgtggcttaaggcatagtcaatttgcatgtttggtcaatttgcatgtttgtcttttgttagtgtagataaTGCTGAAATACACATTTTGGAGACTTTAACTTATTTTAGTATTTGAATTACTGCCTTAGGATAGATTTCTAGAAGTAGAAATAATGAGTTAAATAATATGTACATctttatgtctctggatatagTTTGCTAGATTGTTTTCCCAAAAGATTATATCTAGTTATGCAGTCATTAGCAATGAATGAGAAGCTTGTTCTCACCAGCATTGGGTATTAATATGCAAAATTTGCTCATTAATATAATAAGATAATTTACCAgaaagctttaaaatttttaggtAGCAAACATGTCCACTTCCTCTCTATTTTCTTCAATTGCTTTAGTTTTACAATGTTGTCTCTTTCCGCCTTTAAGAGCATCTTGGGCTCCAGGTGATTCCTAAATGCAGCTAAAGCccagaaccactgctatagaaggTGGGGGTCACAGTCTGCTTTCAAGAACCAAATTAAAAAAGGGTGCTGGGGCAGTGGGGTAACAGTTTCCCTTTCAGGGAGTTTGATGGGAGGAAAAGATAAAGTAGTTTGAGTTAATAGCAGGGTCAAGGAAAGGTGCTTTTAACAATGGACTAGGTGACCCACATGGGTTTGAGGACCAGGGGAGGGATACTGTGGAACGGGAGAGAAGGATGTTAAGAGAATGAGAGACAGGTGAAACAAGCAGGAATGAGGGACAGGAGTTGGGCCCATGGCCCAGGAAGAGGGGTCAGTATGGGCAAGGGAGAATAGTTATTACTCAGAGAGATATGAAGGAGAGGGTATGGGTAAAAATGTAGGGACATTTTGAGGTGTGAGAGTTTGCATCAGCTGGCCCTATCTTTTCAGAGGAGCAGGTTATCTCCTGGGAGTCGGGTCAGGGCATGAAACCATGTAGAACAATTaccacagagaaaggaagagagagaataaaaagtgTATTAAAAGCAGCAATTTGGTCAACTGGTCATCAACACCCATGATGAAAAGTCCTCATTGAGAAAGGGGACAACAAACTAATGACTAAAATGAGGGTTGGCCGTTATTAGGTGTCACTTATGCACCTTATTCTTGCAAGTGTGTGCAAGACTGCTGTTGCCTCCACATTGGGTGCTGGGACTGAAGTCGCCATAGTCAGCAGGATTAAAACTGGCTGTGCAGTGATGGAGAGCGAAGACAAACTGGAACTCATGAGGACAACTGTACCTGCATTTGTCTCACCATTCACAGCCTTGAGGATGTGGGTGACCTGCAAAAGAAGCTGGTGCCCTTTGTCAGAATTGCACACGTACCTGGTGCAGGACCCAGAGGAATTCACCAATAACGTAGATGCCCAACAGCAAACATGTGAGCTGCCAGGAACTTCAGAGCATAAAAATGGCCACTGCCTCACTTTGGCCTCCCGAATCTCACCTGGAATAGTAGAGGGAAGGGCATTCTGGGAGACTTGGCTTCAAGGTGGCTGAGTTGACACCTTACACGGTCTCTACATTTAGAAGTGTTTTAAGGCACTCCACTGACTCATACAGGGACTCAAAGTAGACTTGCAAGCAAcattgagttttgttttgtttttatctttactattcagattattatagatgttcctcttttttcccctcatagctcccctccacccagttcccaccccactccagacctcccccacacacacactgaccttgtccataggtgtaagctctttgtccaatcttttcccacaccccccacaacCGCCCAatcccccctgagaattgtcagtttgctccctttccatgcccctgattctattacattcaccagtctgttcgGTTTGTCAGGTTTTTTagtcatttgatttttaggttcacttgttaatagatatgtatttgttgtcactttgttattcataattttttatctttacctttttcttcttcctcctctgagagaatacccttcagcatttcatataatgctggtttggtggtgatgaactcctttagctttttcttgtcggtgaagctctttatctgacctttgattctaaatgatagctttgctgggtagagtaatcttggttgtagtttcttgctattcatccttttgtatatttctttccactctcaTCTgccctgcatagtttctgttgagaaatcagctgacagtcctatgggtactcccttgtaggtaactaactgtttttctcttgctgcttttaagattctctctttgtcttttgctcttggcattttaattatgatgtgtcttggtatggtcctctttggattcctcttgtttggggttctctgcacttcctggacttgtaagtctatttctttcaccaggtaggggaagttttctgtcatttcttcaaataggttttcaatatcttgctctctctctctcttcttctggcacccctattattaggttgttggtatgcttgaagttgtcccagaggctccttacattatcttcatgtttttggattctttttttatttttgcttttccagttgggtgttttttgcttcttcgtatttcaaattttTGCCTTGAGTCTTGGGATCctgtagtctgctgttggaactctgtatattattctttatttcagtccatgtatgcttaatctctgattggtcctttttcatatccttgaggttctcactaaatttctcggaggtttctagaagattcttgagtaaccttataacagtggttttgaactctatatccagtagtcttctttcttttatttctttcatttgtgacttgttcctttgtctctgcattttggctgtttccctgtgtttgtttttatgtactgggtagctgctaagtgtccttgagttgatagagtggctttctgtgctaggtgtcctatagggcccagtggctcagcctccccagtcaccggAAGTGGTCGCTCTTGATGCACTCCTTTGTGGGCGGTGTgcacacagtcttgttgtagttaagcctttattgctgttggtatcactgggaggaattgacctccaggccaattggctgtgatgaccagctgtgtctacgcTGGAAGATcggttgtgcaggagacacccttatggggcaggacttgctttagtggggctttggtgctcactgagtctgccccctgagtatgtctcttatggatgtgaagagttataatctggtacggtctcacactgaccactgggtaccctggctaatggatctccaaggaggtgcaaggtcagccagtctggggctgcccagcaggagccACAGAAACATCGGCAGATCCCTCCTCTTTGTAtggcaacggttctcaacctgtgggtcgcgacccctttgggggtcgaacaaccctttcacaggggttgcctaagaccatcagaaaacacatatataattacatattgtttttgtgattaatcactatgctttaattatgttcaatttgtaacaatgaaaatacatcctgcatatcagatatttacattacgattcataacaatagcaaagttacagttatgaagtagcaatgaaaataactttatggttgggggtcaccacaacatgaggaactgtattaaagggtcgcggcattaggaaggttgagaaccactgttgtatggggtttggaagtgcctggacgaggcccagctgtgaagcaaggccggctgctgctgccagccttgggccttcttttggaagctctggggctctctgacccagctgcagtttgacaggttttagggggagagagcacaggccattcatatgcaaaagacaATGTGCACAGCttgttgtaaattgggtggggtggggtctctgggaatcaccaaggtggagcaaacagcaatgcctgccagtcagccctgcaccagagagGTCCCCGTGTCTCTGTGTCCCGCGCTCCCTAGAAGGAACAATGATGgctacaagcacctctgagagaaagctgccctcacatTCTGGctcgatgccagacagtccagtacCCTGTCGGTTTAAAGaacagcacatccaggtgccagcactttccaCGCCTCTGCACCTCTTGCCAGTCCCGATGCGCTTGCCTCACCTCTCTAGCtgtggaacttccactcagccagctttcccatgggtCTGGGTGGTCGTTGTTCTGCCTTTCAgttgttattttgatgtggttgtgagaggcagcaagtacaggcgtttacctatgccgccatcttggttcccaacATTGAGTTTTATAAGAACAGAAATACCAAACCGAAAGTTACAATTTGGACCCAAAGTCACATCTTGTGTCCCGGtggaatgggtgaaaaaagtgaagaaattaagcaaatttaaaaatgggggctgggtgaaaaagtgaagaaattaagcaaattaaaaaaccaaaaccataggcacagacaacagtgattaccagagggaaagagaggtgaggggaggtagaagaggataaaggggagataaatggtgatggaaggagacttgacttgggggggtgaacacacaatacaatatacagatgatgtgttacagaattgtacaccttaaacctaTACAATTTTTTAACCAGTcatgccaataaattcaatacaaatttttttaaaaaattgacagtCTCCGCGGAGAGCGGCCCAGGTTTCCTGCTTCAACAGTGCTTGGACGGAACCCGCCGCCACCGCCTccacctccgcctcctcctcgcAGCGCCCCGGACCCCGACCACCCAAGGCCCCCCGCCTGCGCTCCAGCGCCGCCGCCATGTCCACCGCGCCCGCCTCGCAGGTGCGCCAGAACTACCACCAGGACTCGGAGGCCACCATCAACCGCCAGATCAACCTGGAGCTGTACGCGTCCTACGTCTACCTGTCCGTGTCTTACTACTTTGACCGCGGCGATGTGGCTTTGAAGAACTTTGCCAAATACTTCCTTCACCAATCGCACGAGGAGAGGGAGCACGCGGAGAAGCTGATGAAGCTGCAGAACCAGCGCGGCGGCCGCATCTTCCTCCAGGACATCAAGAAACCAGGCCGCGACCACTGGGAGAACGGGCTGAACGCAATGGAGTGTGCGCTGCACTTGGAAAAAAGTGTGAATCAGTCACTACTGGACTTGCACAAACTGGCCACTGAGAAAAATGACCCTCATTTGTGTGACTTCATTGAGACGCACTACCTGAATGAGCAGGTGAAATCCATCAAAGAACTGGGCGACCACGTCACCAACTTGCGCAGGTTGGGGGCCCCTGAAGCGGGGATGGCCGAGCACCTCTTTGACAAGCACACCCTGGGGGACAGCGATGAGAGCTAAGCCTTGGCTGCTTCCCGTGGCCTCGGGGAGACTTCCTGGTCCCCCAAGCAGTACTGCATGTTGGCGCGACCTTTACCTTTTCTATAACTTGTACCAGATCATCCACTCATGTCTGTCATTTGTACCGTTCCTTCCAATAAAGTAATTtggtaccccccccccaaaaaaataaataaataaataaataaataaagcttcgTTTTCTGGTATATGCAAGTGAGTGTGTGCCAAGGAAACTCCTTGTGCAACTATTTTACAACTGCCATTGCCAAAAGAAATTGGGGCAGGAGTCCCCTGCGTTTTGGGAAATGTGGCCTTATGTGAGCTTTCTCTGGGCTCAGCACACCTCCTCGCTGTACGTGCTGGGGGATGTGCATGCTCCCCAGCCACGCCGCAAACAGCGTCTGGTGTGAGTGATTAACTCGTGTGGAGGCAGCTCAGCTGTGAACTTGAAGACCTGGCAACATCCCGGATCCTCATAAAGCAGCTCACATATTTGCCGTCCAGTGAAGCATGGCTGAAATAACACAGTCTCCCATAGCGGGTGGGGGAAATGCAGCATCAGCGAGCCGTGGGGCCCTAAGGCTTCTGTTCCTGTCTGCGGAGGTGGCCCCCTGAGGAGTCAGCCCTCTGGGTTCTGAGGGAGGGGGCCTGTGTCCTGCCCGCTTCGTCTTTCACCTGGCTGCAAACACACAGGGAATCCACACAAGCTACAAATTAGACAGCCAGGTCTTCTTCCATATTCCGGCTGGTGTGGCCACAGCCAATGCCTCGGAGAGGGTCACGTTTTAATCCCACTCAGACGTCATTTAGTTTTACTACACACGTGCAGTCAAGCTAAGCTGGAAAGCAGAGCCATTAAATAGGACCTGGGCTGGAAGAATTTTGGAAAACATTCTTGGAACTCCGAAAGGCTGGCTTCCCAGTGCTTTGTTctagctctctctttttttctttcctcctcggttttctcttcctccttcccccttctcctcttttctgtccttccttctcatTCCAGCTGTTTGCTGGGATGGGGCCTGTGATGGGAGCTGGGGATACAGCTCAGGGGACAGACAGGGGGTGGGTGGATGTCAGGTGAACTGAGTCTTGAAGCAAAAGCTGGAATTACTGCCCTTGCCGGTtttgctctgtggatagagcgtcagcctgtggactcaagggtcctgggttcaattccggtcaagggcacatgcctgggttgcgggcttgatccccagtgaggggcatgcaggaggcagccaatcaatgattccctctcatcactgatgtttctatctctctcttcttctcccttcgtctctgaaatcaatcaaaaaatcaaaatatatatactagaggcctggtgcttgaaaatttgtgcattgggggtggaggggcccctcagcccagcctgtgccctctcatagtctgggagtcCTCATGGGAGGTCCTACTGATGGCTAAGGCCCATTCCcgaagtctggcctccctctgagggaggcgACCagatgggccaatcaggggacagtgccagcactcccccccccccatcacccttctGCCCCGCTGgttgctgcccctcccccattgctgttccctccctctgcctgctggcatgcgccttggctggcctggcaccacctgctcaccgccccgccccccgccgactggtcgttccactgttcagtcgatttgcttattatgctcttattatataggataaagcagGTGGGCTTTTCTGACCTTCGATCTCATCTCTCTGCCCACAGCCATCTTTTTGTACCCTCTGCCAACCACAGATGGTCAGAAAAAAGGAAGAGCCTGGCAACTGGTAGCAAAACTCAAAGTTACACTTGTATGGTCATCTCTGGACCCCATCTCTAGGTATAGAAATCGTTCTTGAAACTCTTTGAACTTCCTGACTCTCCAGAAGTGCCCAATGTAGAGTTTCAAACACAAAATTACCCACCCACTTTAATTGCAGCCTATTAAGGCCTCTCAGCTGTGTTGGCCCATAACAATTTCTACAATTCTCTTAAACCACAAACACTTCGCTTTCAAGTCTCTTTCCTCTAATTCACAATTTTCCTGGCTGCTTTGTGAGATTTTGCTGTTGCCTCTACTTTCACTCCTGCTCCCAACTGCACCAAAGCTTGTAAGGTGGCCAGCAACTGTTTTAAACATAATTTAGCTCCCAGCCTGAATCAAATGTATCATCCACCTGTCCCCTGGTATCACACCTGTCCTCCAAATGCAACCTTGGCACCTAGCCCAATTGTAGCCTGGAAGCATTAACTGCTAAGGAATAAGAACCAGTGTTAGGGGAGGGACTCTAGAATGCTGACGTCACAGTCATGAGATCTGCAAAATGGTATTGCCCTGAGACCGAAGGCTCGGCTTAATAAACATGTGAGACCTTGAAACTAGGGACCAAGCGAGATTCACTTCCTGCAGAATCGTTAGGAACAGCATGTCACTTGCCCTGTCCCTGGGTGCTGCAGCTGGACAACTTGAGGGTCTTGGAGGCCGCTGTGGGCCTGGTCACCAGAATGCTGCCCTTACGTTGTATAGCAAGTCAGAGAGGGGGcgggtccctggaccagcagcattgaGTTACCTGGTTAAAAATGCCAGATCTTGGCCCCACACCTGATCCACAGAAACAGGCtgcacattattttttctttttatatatatatatatatatttttattgatttcagaggggaaggaagagggagagatagaaacattaatgataagagagaatcattgatcggctgcctcctgcatgcccccaactgaggatcgagcctgcaacccgggcatgtgccccaggccaggaatcaaaccgtgacctcctggttcatgggtcgatgcttaaccactgagccacgctggccgggctgaacTACATGATCTTTAAGGCAATTTCCAGTCCTGGAATTTTAGAATTCTAAATCCTTTCCTTGATACCTAGTGACTGCTTTTCTTCTGAGCGGCTTTGATTTAGGATCAGAAACTGTCTGCCCAGACCTCTGGAGGCAGAGCCACGTTTGGACTGTGACAGGGACAGAGGCAGCCATGCCAGACCCTGCATCCAGCCTCAGCCCAGTCTGCTGTGTGGCACCCTGGGATAATTTCCAATCCAGCTGGCCTACATAAGTTTCGGAGAATGACTTAAAACGCTTCTTGCAGCTGTATCACACCCTTCCAAATCCAGCTGGCAAGAGGATACCTTTAAAGAAGCAAGGGTGGTTGGGCTTGGAGTGtttcctgcaagccccacaccaCAGAATGAGTTAACTGCCAATGAATCAGGAACATATGGTACTCAACAAGCTTCTCAGAATGCGTCCTGTTTAATAACCTCGGGAATCACTGCATCTCAAAACAGTTGGGGCTCGTTACCAAATCCAGGACCTCTGAAATCCCATTTGAAATGTATTGTCAAACACACCACACTCTCCAGGGCCAGATTAATGTATCTCTGCTCCATCCGAATATACCATTTGGTGGTGGTGACTCAGAACAGGGTCTGATTAGGACCAAGGTTCAAAAGACACCTGACCAGCAATGCCTCAGTAAACACGGCTTAAAACAAATCGCAAGTAAGCACTACTTTAGTTCTGGTGCAAAAGAACACACACTCGCTGCttctattttcagaaaattaatgAACGATTTCAGTTATGGCCAAACAACCCTGCAGAACAAGGGTCAGTTTGCTCTTTTCATCAAGAAGCTTTgccaaatatttactaaaataggGCAGACTCCTTGTAAAAGTATAAatagttttgtttcttatttaaaataaaaaggtccCCAGCACCTTATATGGTCTGATCCTCTGATAGCACTCGAGTGTTTTTATAGTAGGAGTAGGATTTCCATTGTGGTCTCGGCtaaggaaaaaaggaacaagaTTGTAGCCCAAGttcagagaaaaatgatgcttcacacacatacacacacacacacacacacacacacacacacatctgataGAAAACTGTAGAGTAAACCAAGTGATGTTGTCTCAAGAGGATAAAGCACGTGGTAATGCTATACTCAGACTCAACAAAGACTATTTTCTGTACCAGACTCGGTTGGTTGCTTACTGAGGCTCCATTCCTCTTTCTTGTTCCTTCTTTCCTGATAGAActctgatttttttcagttttccattctCAATATAATTCAGGAGATTGGCTTCATAAGCAAATTCAGTTTAAGCGACTCATGGGAGTCCCATTGATTGGTTTAGGAATGGACATGTGATCCAATTCTGTCCAATGAAAGATGGGGTCTGCTGAGGGGGATTGGGGAAAGATGTTTCTTGCCCCCAAGAAGGAGGAGCAAGAAGAGACAGATTCTTCTCCCTGTGGATGCTGCCATGTTTGGGATGGTACTTGCAGGACAGCCATCTTGCTTTCAGTCAAGGGTAAAGCTGACTCGGGGTGAGCCAGGCAAGGAGAGTCAGTGATACATGAAACAGAACCCTGACACATCCCATCTGGAGCACACCTGCCTTTGGATTTCCTGTTATGTGAAGTAATAAATGTCCTTATTGTTTCAGTCAGTTTGGGTTGGTGTTTGCAGTATGTGCTGCCCAGAGCATCAAACCCACCTAATATAGCTTTCAAATCAACATATAGACTAGCCATCCATCTTTCCCATTATCCTGTCCTAAAAATGTTACCCCACTCATTGTTTGCCAAAAGGCTTCTGAAAGGTTAAAATTTCCCAAATGCTGGAACGTAAAGCCATAGGTTAATCAGTAAgtctaaatcagcagttctcaacctgtgggtcgtgacccctctgggggtcaaacgaccctttcacaggggtcgtctaagacgatcagaaaacatatatataattacatattgtttttgtgattaatcactatgctttaattatgttcaatttgtaacaatgaaaatacatcctgcatatcagatatttacattgattcataacagtagcaaaattacagttatgaagaagcaatgaaaataattttatggttgggggtcaccacaacatgaggacctgtattaagggtctcggcattaggaaggttgagaaccactggtctaaatagTGATTCTCTACTGATTACAACTTATCTCATTGTCCTTTCTCAAAATTAGGCAGACCCAAGGGCTTAATGGGCCCTTTATGTAATAAAGATAagatacagccctaactggtttggctcagtggataaagcgtgggcctgcagactaaaggtttgattctagttaaggacatgtaccttggttgcgggcacatcaccagtaggagatgtgcaggaggcagctgatcgatgtttcgctctcattgatgtttctaactctctatccttctcccttcctctctgtaaaaaagaaagaaagaaagaaagaaagaaagaaagaaagaaagaaagaaagaaagaaagaaagaaagaaagaaagaaagaaagaaagaaagaaagaaagaaaggaaggaaggaaggaaggaaggaaggaaggaaggaaggaaggaaggaagaaagaaagaaagaaagaaagaaagaaagaaagaaagaaagaaagaaagaaagaaagaaagaaagaaagagagagagagagaagattcaGGTATTAGTACATGTGTTTCCAGGACTGGTTGAGTGGAATCCACCCACCCTCTCTCATGTTTACTCTTTGTAATGAATCACTGGGAATGTCAAGACATCTGATGTGGGTCACAATGGATGGTGGAGGGCCTAGAACAGCAACTCTTACTGGTTCACCTGGGACTCAAACCGCTGCCCAAGACCGCAGGAGCAGCTTAGGCTACGGATATAGACATAGGCTTACTGTCCCAAATCCCATTTGGGATCTCAAGCTCACGTTTTAGAAAAAGCTCCTTTGGGCCTTgcgaaaaataaaattaaagactcTCTTGAGTATGGTCTGGTAGTATTCATGCCTTTGTTTGCATGCATCCCATTAATAGGCTTACAATTTTTCCAGACATAAATTTGATCTTAAATGGTCTCTTTGTCATGGAGTCTGGGAGTTGACATAAATATGAGACATATTATGTATTTTACATTCAGAATTCCTTTGTctctcctatttatttttattgatttcataaggGTCTTTAtacagatactagaggcccagtgcacgaaattgtgcatgggtagggtccctagtggctgctggcctcctgctggggcctcccttccccagctgcaggctggggcctcccttcactccacccctggtggtcagtgcacgtcatagcaagcgattgaaccCCTGGTAGGtcaaactccagaggggacactttgcatattggacttttatatatatagattataaaacAAGGTGGTAAAAAGAGTCAAGAGGAATTCTAAAAGCATTCTCTACCTATATCTGATGAATGAAAAgattggattttttgtttttaattatttggcTTACTGCCTCAATTATTGCTTTCTTATGTCTACAAGTACCTGGTTTAGTACTATCAAATTCCTCGATGGAGGTAGTTACTGATTGTGCTACCAGCTCAAACAAGGAAAGGCTCAAGGCTTAACCCCAGAAGGACCCCTGGCACTTAGATTACATGCGGGAGGAATGGTGGATAATTCCCAACCAAAACTGAATCTGGAAATAGTTTTTCATTAGATGCTAGAATGCTAACCTCGGCTCCCATCCTCACCCAAAATTACAAATGAAATAGAGGTTATATTTTGTTAGGGGACTGGGGTGTGATAATCTTGGCTGAAGAGCACAACTCACAAATTATGAAACAAATGTCTATTATAATTTCTGCGTTGATGCATTCTACAATGGCGAGGATATCTCTGGTTGTGCTGGCATTTTGACTCCCATTGCCACTCTCTTCAAAAGACCATAAACAGTGTGCTTTGAGCTCTGTTTAGAAAGAATTACTACACTGTAAAGTTACAGAGGCACAGAGTCCTTTCACTTCTCCTCCTTTATGGAAAGACACAGTGCCTGCCTTGCAGATGCTGCTCTGGGCAGTATGATGTACAGGCTAAAAACTAGCTGGGCCCCCGATTCACAACCATTGGGACTCTTCCCTTTGATGTGAAATCCAACCACAAGGCTCATGAGCTATGTTAATACAGGCCTTTATCCATTGCCCATGTTGCAATTCAAGCAAAGG is drawn from Myotis daubentonii chromosome 3, mMyoDau2.1, whole genome shotgun sequence and contains these coding sequences:
- the LOC132230794 gene encoding ferritin heavy chain-like, coding for MSTAPASQVRQNYHQDSEATINRQINLELYASYVYLSVSYYFDRGDVALKNFAKYFLHQSHEEREHAEKLMKLQNQRGGRIFLQDIKKPGRDHWENGLNAMECALHLEKSVNQSLLDLHKLATEKNDPHLCDFIETHYLNEQVKSIKELGDHVTNLRRLGAPEAGMAEHLFDKHTLGDSDES